The sequence AAATTATCTGAAACTTTACTCAAACCTAAAATTAGAAAGTAAGATACTGGAGGAACCATTGTAAGGAAGTATCTATCAATTTTTATTAAATAAACACTGTGAAATATAAAAAATGCCATAAACCATAATAAAAATAGAAAATCAAAATCCATATTCTCTATATCAAACCTTTTTAATAATTCATATAATCCCCAAGAAAAAGCAAAGAATACAAATTCACTGAACATGTAAGACAATTTACCTAATGTACTAATGAATACAACTAAAAGTATCAAAGACAGTATTAAATTCAGTTTTGTAGTTTTATCTAACTTCAAAATTCTTAAAAATCTGTTTTTATCCACACATTTAAGTTTTTTAAATTTATTAATACCACAAATTAAAATTCCAAATAGGATCACTAGGATAACTGCAACACCTTCCATTCCAATATAAACTGGTATTATCCTGAATAAAAAATAAAAGAAGTCCGGATTATATGAGAAATTTTCTGGTGAAATCGGGAATGAAGTTGCAGTTGCACCATAAAAATTGAAAAACGGATACAAAGGATTTCCGAATTTTGAATAAAAAAACAGCAGAATTGGAATCATGAATAGAATTGATAAAAGGATTCCAATTATAATATCTTTGATATCTTTAACAAGTTTATTGTTTATCAAAATGTAAAGCATCATTGGAAATATGACAAATGCTAAGGCATATCTAGCTAAAAAGGTTAACATCAAAAATGGAAATGCCAAACAGAAAAACTTTGAATTCTTTTTAACAGCTAAAACCGTGAAATAAATCGCCCATATAGAAAACGAAAGACTAGGAATATCCGTAAACCCAAAACCCACAAAGGATAAAGTAACAGGGAACGTAACAAACAGGAGAGAACCTAATAAACTTTCCATATCACTGAAACGTATTTTCAGTAGTAAATAAAATCCAATAACCCCAAATACAAAGATAGCACCATCCAAAGCAAAAATAACCGTTGGCGAAACATAACCCAACCTAAAAAACAAAGAAGTTAAAAACGAAAGAAGAGGAGGCCTAGTTAAATCCGCATATCCAGTTCCTTGACCAGCAAACACAAGAGCATTTGCCAGATAAGTGTAAGTATCCTCATTAGGACCTAAATTTACTTGGATCATTACACGATAATAAGTGATAACGATGGTTATTAATAATAAAAAAGTCAAAAAGAAGACTTCTTTGTAGTTCCTAAATACTTCTGAAATCCTTGTCCATTTATTTTCCAAAAAAAGTCCCCACTACCAAAATAATCAATTAATTCAATGAAATCTTATCCCTTAAATCCTTTTAACTTATATCAATTTTTCTTATATATAACTACATCCCCAAACTGTTTAATAGGTTTATAATGTGTTAAATTTAATCCTTTTCTCACACAAAAGTAATAATCAACATTTTCAGCATCCAAATAATTGTTAAATGCTGTGTTATCATTCGAGTTAAATGAATAATCCTTTACACCACAGTAAAATTTTTGATTATCCCTAAAAATTGGCATCATTCCGATATGCATCTTCAAATACCAACCAGTATAAGGCCACTCATCTGAATAAATAGTTTTATTCTTGTAATCAGCATCATAATTTACAAACCAGTGACTTGCTGAAATCATGTCTTCATTTATAAGTTCAATATTAGATTGTGGTTTTTTAAGGTCAAGTAAGTAGCAAGTTGTGGATAACAACATCATTCCAAGCAAAAATATCGTAAATAAATACAAAATTATATGTTTATTCTTAAGACCAAATGTTAATTTATTTGAAACTTCTCTTAATCCTAAAATTAAGAAGTATGAAATAGCAGGAGTCATTGTAAGGAAATATCTTCCATCTTTCATTACATAGACACTGTGAAATATAAAAAATGCCATAAACCACGACAAAAAAAGGAGGTTTAAATCCATATTCTTTATATCAATGTTTTTTAAGAGATCATATGAAAACCACAGCAAAGCAAAAAATATTAATTCACTGAGCATGTAAGTTATCTTTCCAAATGTTCCAACAAATATTATAATTAATAGTAGAATTATGAGAATTTTCAACTTTGTAAAGTTATTTTTAACATTAAAATAATATTTTAAATGATTTTTAACCTTCAAATCTCCTTTTTTCAATTTGATAGATGTAAAAATAAAAAAACCAAACAAAATGATGAGAAGAAATATAAAACCTACAGTTCCAATGTACACTGGAGATTTTAATATAAAATAAAATAAGTTAGGGTGATATGCAAAGTTTTCCGACGAGATTGGTGATGAAGTTGTGGTTACACCAAAAAATGTAGAAAAAGGATAAAGAGGATTTCCAAATGTTGAATAAAAAAACAATAAACATGGAATCAAGGATAGAAATGATACAAAAATTCCAATTAAGATGTCTCTGATATATTTAACAAATCTTTTATTTATTAAAATATAAATCAACATTGGAAATATGACAAATGCTATGGCGTATCTAGTTAAAAATGCCAGCACAAAAAATGGAAAAGCCAAATAAAAAAACTTTGAATTCCTCTTAACAGCCAAAACCGTGAAATAAATCGCCCATATAGAAAACGAAAGACTAGGAACATCTGTAAGACCAAAACCTGCGAATAATAAAACAATGGGAAATGTGGAAAAAAGTAATGCGCCTAATAAGCTTTCCATATCACTGAAACGTATTTTCAGGAGTAAATAAAATCCAATAACCCCAAATACAAAGATAGCACCATCCAAAGCAAAAATAACAGTTGGCGAAACATAACCCAACCTAAAAAACAAAGAAGTTAAAAACGAAAGAAATGGCGGCCTAGTTAAATCAGCATATCCTGTTCCTTGACCAGCAAACAAAAGAGCATTTGATAAAAAATCACAAGTATCCCAGATAGGCCCTATTTCCATTTGGATCATTACACGATAATAAGTAACTATACTCACAACCAACATCAATACAATGGGCGAAATATAATGAGAATACTTTTTTAGACTATTATACAGTGTCAAAAACTTTTTTCCAAATTTATTATCATTATCCAAATATATCACCAGTAGTCCTCAAATGAATCCCTAAAATAAAGTATATACTTTTTTCATTTATAATATTAATGTAATAATCAAAATTAATGCGTAACCTAAAAATAGAAAAAATAGAGTTTCTAATTCAGAAATCTGAAGTGATTAATTTAGTTTGTTCCTATAAAATTATATTAATAATCCGTTTAATAAGAGTATAACCTGTTAAATTAAGTCTTTTTATGAATTTATAAAATAAAAATGAAATTAAAAACATATTAAAATAAGTAAAGTAATATAAAACCTTCAATCCCCAAAATAAACACTCTCATTCAACCTCGGAACCATAGCCATGAGAACGCACTGCTCAGTGTTTCCAGTTCTGTCCAGAAGTCCGTGGGTCAAATGACTCACAGCACCAGTCTTCTCACCGAGGTTGGAGATTCCTGTAACCTCATCCATAACATCTCCAACTTCACGTCCCTTTAAAACCTTTTCTATAACTCCAGGAGGATACTCAAATCCAGAACTTACACCAATGGTTACCCTGCTGCCGTCGAAGATTGCACACCACTGCAGGTCTATGTAACCTGTTATTGATGAGGGTGTTTCCATGAGCCCTGATTCTATACCCACGCTCAAGTCAACATCACTGGAATATGCATTTTTTGCCCTGTTAACTGCACCTTCTATGGTCTGATCCAGTCCGAAGGGTTGTGAAGGTACCTCTGAATCCACATCAACACTTGAAACCTGGAGATCGTTGTAGAAGTTTTTTAGAACATTCTCCGTTGCCCTTACCTTAACAGGGTTCTTGGATCCAACTGCAACCTTCATGGAAATTTTCTCCTTGAACTACAGAAAAATAGATTAAAAAAAATAAAAATCATCACTCATCCTTTATGATGATTCCTTCCCTGTCTATCTCTCCCTTACGTATCCTTGTGGATGAGATGGGCCTTCCATCCTCTGCAAGCACCATTCCAATGGTTAGGATGTCCAGTGCCTTCATTCCCTTTTCACGTCTTATTCTGTTTATTTCAAGGGCTGTGGGTTCTGTTTCCTCACTCACAACGATGGCATCGACCTCCTCGTCGTGGATGGTTGTTCCGTAGGGGTCGTTGAGCTCCTTTATATCGTAGTTTAGGGGTTTTTCCTGGAGTAAACCTCTTAAATTGGACATTCTTATGTTGCAGGGTTCAATTTTACCCTTGACCCCTCCAAATTTATTTGAGGTTACACCGATAACAACGTGATCGCCTATTTCAAAGGCCTTATCAACCAGAGTTCTGTGGCCTTCATGGAACTTGTCGAATGTTCCTCCAACTGCCACTTTCCTGTAGGGTTTCTCATTCATTTGGTACATTCCTTAACTTTTGATTTATTGATGATTCCTTAAAAAGGTAAATGTTAATTTTAATTTGTATTGGTTGTCGATTTATTTAAAAAGTTTTTAATTGATTTCTTGGGTGTGACTTGTTGAGTATTGCATACAGAGTTAATGATATTCTCTCGAGTTATTTTTCATGTGAATTTGAACTTTCATGTGACTCTGAATCCGATATCTTGATTATGTATTTCGTTTAGATTATAGGTTATGCTCCAGGAACACAACGTTGTCTTGAAAAATCCCCGGAACGTGGATGTGAACTTCGCATCATGCTACCCCAACCTCTACCGCAGTGCAATGTCCTCACTGGGTTTCCACATAATCTACGACTTTTTAAACTCCAGAGAAGATATTTACTGCCAGAGAGTTGTTTATCCATACTCAAGGAGTCTTGAAACCAACACACACCTGAACAAATTTGATGTGGTGAGCTTTTCACTTCAGTACGAGCAGGACTACGTCAACGTGCTTAAGATGCTGCGTGATGGTGGCATTCCACTGAGAAAGGAGGATAGAACTTCTCATGACCCTCTGGTGATTGCTGGTGGTCCCTGTGCAAGTTCAAATCCCCTGCCAGTATCCAGGTTCATTGACCTCTTCGTGGTTGGGGAGGCAGAGGTCATCCTGGATGAGGTTCTGGACAGATTCATGGAACTTGAAAACCCCAGAGAGAACCTTGATGCCTTCCTTGACATACCCGGAGTTTACGTACCTGGAAACCCAGTTAAGATCCAGGTTGTGAAGAAAATGGAGGATGCATGGCAGCCAATAAGGCAGGTTGTACCTGAAACAGATGATAAAGAGTTTTTACCCGCATTTGGAAGGTCATTTCTCCTGGAGGTTTCACGTGGATGCACCAGGGGCTGCAGGTTCTGCATGGCAGGGTGCATGTACAGACCAAGACGTGAAATGCCCCTGAAAAAGCTCTTTGAAGTGGCTGAAAAGGGCAGGAAAGTCACGGGACTCAGTAAAATAGCCATGATCGGGGCTGCAGTTTCAGACCACTCAAAGATTGAAGAACTATGTCTTGGCCTTTCTGAGAGGGGTTTTCAGGTCACAACCCCCTCATTGAGGATTGAATCCATCTCAGATGAGCTCCTGACCATACTACGTGATAGCGGACTTAAAACCGTTACCATAGCACCAGAATCCATATGGAAGCTCAGAAAGGTTGTCAACAAACCCATAACTGATGAAAAATTGATGGAAACCATTCAAACAGCATTCAAGCAGGGTATGAACGTTAAACTCTACTTCCTAATGGGCCTGCCCAGTGAAACACACGAAGACCTCCAATGCATGGCACAGTCCATTAAAAGGTTGAGTAAACTATCAAAAAAGAGCAATGCCCTCAGGGTGAGTGTTAATCCATTCATACCAAAACCCCACACACCATTCCAGTGGGAAAAATTCGATTTTGACCTGATAAAGGCAAATGCCAAGTATCTGAAATCAGAGGTGCACCTCAGATCCTTCAAGATGGAGAGCCCTAAAAACTCACTGATACAATACGTTCTATCAAATGGGGGAGAAGATCTGGGGGATTTGATAGAAAGATCCCTGGAAAGTAAGGTTCAGATGAAGGAATGGAAGAAGTTTGGGGCAGAAATAAATCCTCACGTGGATCTTCCATGGAGTGACATAGATGTTGGAGTGACTGATGCCTTCCTCAAGGAAGAACATGAGAAAGCTCTAAATGGAGATATAACTCCATGGTGTGAAACTTTCGGTTGTTACAACTGTGGTTCATGTGATTAATCCCCCAATACCTCCAGTTTAAGTTCCATCATCTAATTTTATCCTCCAACCATCAAGAGGTATTATTTGCAGCCATATCTTGAGTTACATCCCCCATAACCGAAACTTATAAATATTAGAAGCACACTAACAAGAAATCCATAGTACTAATAAGATCCAATAAGAACATTTTGAATCAAGATAATACCTCTTGAAAATGAAAATATATTGAAAATAAATTTTTAAGAAAATAAATCTTGAAAATTTTGAATTTAAAATATAAATCTGAATACATAAACTGAGTTTCTTTTTTTCTGTATTTTGTTTATGAATTGTATTCATCATTGATACAGATTATATACTCATTTTATTTTATATGGAGGAATTAGAAATGTTTTATTAACTCCTAAGTGGCTATGTGGCATTCACGACCTACTGCAAAGCAAGGCGTGTAAAATCCATGAAACCGAAATAGGAGGCGGTTAGATTAAGGGAAACTTATTCAGGATATTTGTTATCCTGTCACTAACATTACTATCAGTTAGTCCTGCAATTGCAGGAACCAATCAACCATACAACGTTTCTGTTACAAGTAAATATGTAACAGCTGTGGCTAAAGCAACGGGTAGCCATGGAGTGTGGGCCTATGAAAAGGGCACATTTCTGAATTACTGTCCACAGTGTCACAGTTACGGTACTTTAAGTTACAGTAAGTACTGTGACGGGGGACAATGGACCTGTTCCCATTGTGACTGTGATTACGACATGCAAACGGGATACGAGAAGATTTCAGGCTCAAGTTTAAGGTTAACACCCTACACCATCCAGAGCACTGCTAAAACAACTACGAAAAAAACAGGCACAAACAACACAACAAAGACCACTACAAACAACACAAGTACAAAAACTGTAAACAAAACCCATAACACCGTACAGGCAATCAACATACTACAGTTAACCTACACTGAGCCCCTGATAAAGGAAAAGAAAACAGTTACAGTTCCTAAAACAACAAAAAACACTAAAATCGATGCAGAGAGTGGAAGTCCACAGATTGGATCGGGAATAATGGTGATGTTAGAAAATCAGATGAAATTCAAACTGGGCAACCATTGATTTGCCCCTTTTGAAGGGAGATCTGAAAACAAATAAAAGGTACCCACCTAATGAAGGTACCGTTACATGGATCGTATCTTGAGTTGAAATCAGGGTATGATCAATCCATTCTTTTTTTAAACCTAAAAAAATTGTTTATTCTGATATTAAATAAAAAAAATTAATTTATACTTTAAAGTTTTTTTAAAAATCAGCAGATCTAATTTTATTCTTTGAATTATTTCATTCTTTAAACTATTCTGAGAATTTGTTATTCCTAAACTTAATAACAGATGGAAAATCAAAATTTCAACTGTGATGGAAAAGAATTGAATGTATTTCCCTCAAAATAGAGTAGAGATGTCCTAAAAAGTGGGCCAAAGCCTTTTGAGGGAACATTACAAACCTTGAGAATAATCCCCTTCCAAGGAACATGTCCCTTTTAACAGCTTCAATCTCCTCCCCGGTAGCGTACCTCCAGAAGATAGGTATCCCTAGGGTTATAAGCACAATCCCAATTAATATTTGATTCACAGCGCACTGTATCATCATGTAAACGCATATAATTACTCCTAAGACAGGTACAATCCAAGGGAGGTTTATTCCGCCGTCAAACTTCTTCTTCAATGGAAAAACTGATACGCATGTTAAAAGGTAACAGAAGAGAAGTGTGAAGACTGAAATGATTATGAGCTGACTTATGGTTCCGAAGATGGCGGCCACAAGGGTTATGCTGTTTTGTACAAACAGGGAAACGTATGGTGTGCCGTACTCTGGATGCACCTTCGAGAATGCATGGGGTAAAAGACCATCTCCTGCCATTGCATATGGTATCCTCGCTGATGATAGAATCCCTGCCTCATCAGATCCTGAAATTGAGAAAAGGGCACCCACCGTTAAAAAAATAGCACCTATACTCCCCATAACAGTGTATCCTGCCAGTGCAAGTGGTGCAGAGGATGATGCAAGTTCCCTCCAGGGAACCGTGCCCAGGATCACGAAGTTGGTCAGCACGTAAAAGAGGGTTACAATGCCCATGCCCAATAGTATTGCCCGTGGAATTGTCTTTTTTGAATCGATTATTTCGTCGGAGGGTACTGTTACAAGTTCAAAACCCACATAAGCCCAGAATATAAGTACTAGTGCACTTCCAAACCCTCCAAATCCAAGGGGTGATATTGGTGTGAAGTTGGATGCAAGCTGGGAGGGATGAATCACAAAAATAACAATTCCAATAATTGTAAGTATGAATATGGGTGCAATCTTTAAAACAGTCAGCACATCGTTGATTTTTCCTGCCTCCTTAACACCCCTGTAGTTTATGAAGGTTAGAAAGAGGACGAACAAAACCTTTATCAGTATCTGTTCCCAGCCAGGCATTGCAGGATAAAAATATTTAAGATATGCCACAAATGCCAGGGGAAACACTGCTATGGCACTCCAGGAAGCTATTAAAAGGGACCAACCAACCAAAAATCCTGTAAGATCTCCGAAAGCTTCCCTTGCATATGCATAGGGCCCTCCAACCCTTGGAACGAGTGAAGAACATTCAGCGAAACACATGGCTATGATTATCGCCATTAAACCTGCAATTATCCATGCAAAAATAGATGACGGGCCTAAAAAGCCGGCACCAAATGATGCTGCTATGTATATATCTGCACCAACTATGGTTCCAACCACCAGACTCACCACATCAAAAAGACCCAGTGAACGTTTCAATCCAGATTCAGACATGGTTTCCTATTTATACAATTCATGCTAAAAGTAGGTATGGTAATGCTTATGAGATATTCAAAAAGAGTTGAATCAGTTAGTTTATCTGGAATAAGGAAGATGTTTGAACTTGCCGGAGAAAATGCCATCAGCCTGGGCCTTGGAGAACCAGACTTCGACACACCTCTCCATATAAGGGAAGCAGCCCAGAAAGCCATTGAAGAGGGACTCACACACTACACAGTTAATAAGGGAATACCAGAATTAAGGGGGGCAATTTCAAGGAAACTCCAAGAGGACAACAACATCGAAGCAGACCCTGAATCCATAATAGTGACTGTTGGTGCCAGTGAAGCCCTCTTCATGTGCATGCAGGCCCTTGTGGATGAAGGAGATCACGTGCTCGTTCCTGATCCAGGTTTTCTATCCTACGCAGCATGTGTGAAACTTTCTGGAGGAATTCCAGTACCTATAAAACTCGAGGAGAGTACTGAATTTCGAACAACACCAGAATCTGTGCTTGAAAGCCTGACAGATAACACCAAGGCCATAGTGCTTAACTCCCCCTCAAATCCAACAGGAGGGGTTATGAGTAAAGAGGATGTCAAAGGCCTGGCTGAAATTGCTGATGATCACGACATCGTTCTCATATCCGATGAGATCTACGAGAAGATCATCTACGATGAGAAGCATTACAGTCCTGGAAGCTACTCTGAAAATGTTGTGACCATAAATGGGTTTTCAAAGGCCTATGCAATGACCGGTTTCAGGGTGGGTTACACAGCTGCAAGCCCGGAGTTAACTGAGGAGCTTTTGAAGGTTCATCAGTACACAACTGCCTGTGCAACTTCCATATCCCAGAGTGCAGCCCTTGCAGCTCTTGAAGGCCCACAGGACTGTGTTGGTGAAATGGTTACCGAGTTCAAAAACAGAAGGGATCTCCTCCTTAAACGTTTGAAGGAACTTGGAATAGACTGTCCAACACCGAAGGGTGCTTTCTATGCATTTCCAGAGGTACCTGAATCTGAAAAGTTCGTTAAAGATGCCCTGAAGCGGGACGTTATAACTGTCCATGGAAGTTCCTTTGGAGGGTATGGACGTGATAATATCAGGTTGTCCTATGCAACTTCCCAGGAGAACATCAACGAGGCAATGGACAGGCTTGAGGATTTGAAAATTGTTTGATCCTGATTTAAATTAGAATATTAGAATTAAATCATTATAACGTGTTAATTCTAAAAAGGAATCATTTAAAAAAAAATCATTCAAAATAATCTTTAAATCTTTATAAAAATTTTTTAATTTTTTAATTTTAGATTTTTGAGATTTTTTTAATTAGTTAATTTTTAATTATTTAAGAATCATTTTTTTTATTTCATTATTTTTTTTTAAGTATTACATGATCCAATCCTTTATCGTTAAAATCTTATTAAAATTCCCTTTTTTTAAAAATAATAATTAATACAAATTATAATTAAATTTAAAAAGATTTTAACGCCTTAATTCTTATCAACAAACTTAAAATCCAATGTTAGGTTAAACTAACTTCAATTAAAGCTGAAAACCACATCATTTTTATAGTTGAAGTTTTAATAAAGTTAATCTCAGTCTAAATTCATAATATTGATCTGGAGGATGTGTAATTTTGGATGTCGAGGAACGAAAAAAGATAGGTAAAAAGGCAGTTTCTATTGCAATCTCAGGAAATGTCCTCTTAACACTCCTGAACTTCGTTGTGGGGATGCTTTCAGGCAGTATGGCCCTCGTTGCAGAGTCTGCCCACACCTTTTCAGATGTTTTGACCTCAATCATAACCTCGGTAGGATTTAAGATCGGGCTCAAACCCCCTGACAGCAAGCATCCCTACGGCCACGGTAGGGCCGAACCACTTGCAGGCCTTATAATAGTTCTTTTCCTTGGAATCATTGCATATGAAATCCTTTCAGAGGTTTACAGGAAACTGATCCTTGGAGCTGCTCTGACTCCTCCTGAAATGACGGCAGCAGTCATGGCACTCCTTGGTGTTGGCGCAAACCTTGCAATGACAACCTACATGATGCGTGCAGGTAAGAAGATAAACAGCCCGGCCATAGTTGCAGATGCACACCATCAGAAGGTGGACATATTCTCATGTGCAGCCATACTTGTTGGTGTTGTGGGTTCCAGGATGGGATTTCCAATACTCGATCCCCTGGTTGCCATTTTCATTGCATTCATGGTCTTAAAAACTGCCTTCGACATAGGCAGGGACAACATCAACAACATAATGGGCACAGTACCCTCCAGGGACATAATGATCAACATAAAGAAAGCTGCAATGGCTGTTCCAGGTACCTTTGGAATCCACAACGTTAGAATAAATTATCTTGGACCATATGCATCCGTTGACCTTCATGTTGCTGTTGAAGGTAATTTGAGTCTTAAAGAAGCCCATGAAATTGCCCACAGTGTTGAAAGGAACATAATCAAGGAAGTTGATGTTGTAAACATTGTAACCGTCCATGTCTGTCCAAGGGACGAAGACAACGATGAGGAGTTCTGTGTTGAATGAAACTTCTATGTTGACTGAATATGTTAAATCCAATCACATAGGATAAGTTTATCTCAATCTTGGAATAATTAATATTAAATATCCATAAAGGTTTTGTTGGTGACGGTTTATGGATGATCTGGATATAAAAAATATCCGTGGGCTTTCTGAAGAAGAAGCTGCCCAAAGGCTTGAAGAACATGGTTACAACGAGCTGCCCTCTGCCCGTGAGCGTAGCTTCCTTGTGATCATGTTGGATGTTGTCCGCGAGCCCATGTTTCTCCTTTTAATTTCATGCGGAACCATCTACCTCATTCTGGGAGACTTGCAGGAGGCACTCATGCTCATGGGATTTGTTTTCCTCATAATGGGCATAACCTTCTATCAGGAACGTAAAACTGAACGCACACTTGAGGCCCTCCGTGATCTGTCCAGTCCCAGGGCACAGGTAATACGCAACGGCCATAAGAAAAGGATAGCAGGCCGTGAAGTTGCTCTTGATGATATTCTGATTCTTGAAGAGGGGGATCGTGTTCCTGCAGATGCGGTTGTAATTTCATGCACCAACCTCAGCATCAACGAAGCTCTGCTCACAGGTGAATCCGTTGCTGTGCACAAAGTTCCGTGTAAGGGTATTATGGACATGCACCCCCCTGGTGGGGATGGTCTGCCCTCTGTTTTCTCTGGAACGCTGGTTGTCCAGGGTCAGGGTGTGGCACAGGTCACAGCAACGGGTTTGGAAACTGAAATCGGTGCAATAGGCAAGCGCCTTGAAACCCTTGAAACAGAAGCCACACCACTTCAGAAGGAAAGTAGAAAGTTTGTTTTTAATCTTGCACTGGCTGGAGTTCTCCTCTGTGCAGCAGTGGTTGTTATATACGGTTTCACACGATCGGACTGGTTGAACGGTTTTCTTGCAGGTATAGCCCTTGCAATGGCAATTCTGCCTGAAGAAATTCCAGTTGTGCTCACCATCTTCCTGGCACTTGGAGCATGGAGAATATCGCAGAAAAAGGTTTTAACAAGACGTTCACAGGCAATTCAGGCCATTGGATCAGCAACTGTGCTTTGTGTGGATAAAACAGGTACTTTAACCATGAACGAAATGTCAGTGACCAGTATATTCACAGATGGAAAGTACCACAACATGAAATCTTACATGGAAACTGATGGTACTGGATCTGAAAAACCTCTGCCTGAGGATCTCCATGGTATAATAGAGTTCAGCATACTTGCAAGTCAAAGGGATCCCTTCGACCCTATGGAAAGGTCACTGAAGGAGTTTGGTAAAGCCACACTTGCAAAGACAGAACATTTACATGAGGACTGGAACCTGATACGTGAATATCCTCTTTCACCTGAGTTAATGGCAATGTCCCATGTCTGGAAATCCCCAGATGGTCATGACTACATCATAGCTGCCAAGGGTGCTCCTGAAGCTGTTGCAGATCTCTGCCACCTTGATGAGATGCAGACAGAAAGGCTTTCCCATAACATACGTTCAATGGCAGGTGAAGGCCTTCGTATCATCGGCGTTGCAAGAGCAGCCTTCAGGGAGACAGGACTTCCCCAAAAACAGCACGACTTCAAATTCGAATTCCTGGGACTTGTAGGATTCATGGATCCAGTTCGTCCAGGTGTTGCAGAGGCCATAAAGGAGTGCTACAGTGCAGGTATCAGGGTTGTGATGATAACCGGAGATTACAAGGGAACTGCACAAAAGATAGGGGAAAAAATAGGCTTGAAGGATCCTGAAAATGTCTTAAGTGGAGTTGAACTTGACAGCATGGACGATCATGAGTTTCAGGAGAGGCTAAAATCTGTGAACATCTTTGCAAGGGTGGTGCCAGAGCAGAAGCTCCGCATCGTGAATGCCCTTAAGGCACACGGTGAGGTGGTTGCAATGACAGGGGATGGTGTCAACGATGCCCCGGCCCTCAAATCAGCCCAAATCGGTGTGAGTATGGGAGGTAGGGGTACAGATGTTGCAAGGGAA is a genomic window of Methanobacterium congolense containing:
- a CDS encoding amino acid permease, with product MSESGLKRSLGLFDVVSLVVGTIVGADIYIAASFGAGFLGPSSIFAWIIAGLMAIIIAMCFAECSSLVPRVGGPYAYAREAFGDLTGFLVGWSLLIASWSAIAVFPLAFVAYLKYFYPAMPGWEQILIKVLFVLFLTFINYRGVKEAGKINDVLTVLKIAPIFILTIIGIVIFVIHPSQLASNFTPISPLGFGGFGSALVLIFWAYVGFELVTVPSDEIIDSKKTIPRAILLGMGIVTLFYVLTNFVILGTVPWRELASSSAPLALAGYTVMGSIGAIFLTVGALFSISGSDEAGILSSARIPYAMAGDGLLPHAFSKVHPEYGTPYVSLFVQNSITLVAAIFGTISQLIIISVFTLLFCYLLTCVSVFPLKKKFDGGINLPWIVPVLGVIICVYMMIQCAVNQILIGIVLITLGIPIFWRYATGEEIEAVKRDMFLGRGLFSRFVMFPQKALAHFLGHLYSILREIHSILFHHS
- a CDS encoding cation-translocating P-type ATPase, with the protein product MDDLDIKNIRGLSEEEAAQRLEEHGYNELPSARERSFLVIMLDVVREPMFLLLISCGTIYLILGDLQEALMLMGFVFLIMGITFYQERKTERTLEALRDLSSPRAQVIRNGHKKRIAGREVALDDILILEEGDRVPADAVVISCTNLSINEALLTGESVAVHKVPCKGIMDMHPPGGDGLPSVFSGTLVVQGQGVAQVTATGLETEIGAIGKRLETLETEATPLQKESRKFVFNLALAGVLLCAAVVVIYGFTRSDWLNGFLAGIALAMAILPEEIPVVLTIFLALGAWRISQKKVLTRRSQAIQAIGSATVLCVDKTGTLTMNEMSVTSIFTDGKYHNMKSYMETDGTGSEKPLPEDLHGIIEFSILASQRDPFDPMERSLKEFGKATLAKTEHLHEDWNLIREYPLSPELMAMSHVWKSPDGHDYIIAAKGAPEAVADLCHLDEMQTERLSHNIRSMAGEGLRIIGVARAAFRETGLPQKQHDFKFEFLGLVGFMDPVRPGVAEAIKECYSAGIRVVMITGDYKGTAQKIGEKIGLKDPENVLSGVELDSMDDHEFQERLKSVNIFARVVPEQKLRIVNALKAHGEVVAMTGDGVNDAPALKSAQIGVSMGGRGTDVARESSSLVLLEDDFSSIVAAVKMGRRIFDNLKKATAYILSVHIPIIGMSLIPVIFQLPLVLLPVHIVFLEIIIDPACSIVFEAEPAEEGVMKKPPRSLTEPLFDRKTIGFSIMQGLSVLIIVLSVFVLALYTGMGELDARTLSFTTLIIANIGLIFTNLSWSGTILNTIRSPNSALWWIVGGAVLFLGLVLYFEPLRSLFNFSVLHPKDLVMCLMAGIISVLWFEGLKAFKIVKR
- a CDS encoding cation diffusion facilitator family transporter translates to MDVEERKKIGKKAVSIAISGNVLLTLLNFVVGMLSGSMALVAESAHTFSDVLTSIITSVGFKIGLKPPDSKHPYGHGRAEPLAGLIIVLFLGIIAYEILSEVYRKLILGAALTPPEMTAAVMALLGVGANLAMTTYMMRAGKKINSPAIVADAHHQKVDIFSCAAILVGVVGSRMGFPILDPLVAIFIAFMVLKTAFDIGRDNINNIMGTVPSRDIMINIKKAAMAVPGTFGIHNVRINYLGPYASVDLHVAVEGNLSLKEAHEIAHSVERNIIKEVDVVNIVTVHVCPRDEDNDEEFCVE
- a CDS encoding pyridoxal phosphate-dependent aminotransferase, translating into MRYSKRVESVSLSGIRKMFELAGENAISLGLGEPDFDTPLHIREAAQKAIEEGLTHYTVNKGIPELRGAISRKLQEDNNIEADPESIIVTVGASEALFMCMQALVDEGDHVLVPDPGFLSYAACVKLSGGIPVPIKLEESTEFRTTPESVLESLTDNTKAIVLNSPSNPTGGVMSKEDVKGLAEIADDHDIVLISDEIYEKIIYDEKHYSPGSYSENVVTINGFSKAYAMTGFRVGYTAASPELTEELLKVHQYTTACATSISQSAALAALEGPQDCVGEMVTEFKNRRDLLLKRLKELGIDCPTPKGAFYAFPEVPESEKFVKDALKRDVITVHGSSFGGYGRDNIRLSYATSQENINEAMDRLEDLKIV